In Duganella zoogloeoides, a single genomic region encodes these proteins:
- a CDS encoding PAAR domain-containing protein: MKRYHITLGASTSAGGKVISASSACSINGVKMALEGDQVLCPACKSPGKIALCGTRIPESWNGKQVALQDDLCLCRCPSPPRLIAIQSLKCQILDGDSATSPEAAASLARQQMQSDALQDPEDQIVLRLLDDYSQQPLAARRYRLEFSDKVVEGQTDSDGYTAPFAAADRKQLVAWQVIE; encoded by the coding sequence ATGAAACGCTATCACATCACCCTGGGTGCCAGCACCTCCGCAGGAGGCAAGGTAATTTCCGCCAGCAGCGCCTGCTCGATCAACGGCGTCAAGATGGCGCTTGAGGGCGACCAGGTACTCTGCCCTGCCTGCAAGTCACCGGGCAAGATCGCACTGTGCGGCACCCGCATTCCAGAGAGCTGGAACGGCAAGCAGGTCGCGTTGCAGGACGACCTGTGTCTATGTCGCTGTCCATCGCCGCCCAGGCTGATTGCCATCCAGAGCCTGAAATGCCAAATACTCGACGGTGATTCCGCCACCTCGCCGGAAGCAGCCGCTTCGCTGGCCCGGCAGCAGATGCAGAGCGATGCGCTGCAAGATCCTGAAGACCAGATCGTATTGCGGCTACTCGACGACTACTCGCAGCAGCCCCTCGCAGCAAGGCGCTATCGGCTCGAGTTCTCCGACAAGGTAGTCGAGGGCCAAACTGACAGTGACGGCTACACCGCGCCATTCGCCGCCGCCGACCGCAAGCAACTGGTCGCGTGGCAGGTGATCGAGTAA
- a CDS encoding SIMPL domain-containing protein, with protein MKRFKLLYLAALLLPGLALAADWPAYPFVHANATASIFVVPDTVSISLDVVSVQADADLATQEVDAGIARIRALVDTLGDKDATTVIQDLRKEPRPNKAATAPADDPAQAPAPLMEVKATVTITLRDMEAWRPLVTGLMTMRELDTPMSTFSNTEQVRIENDLMAQALRKARVKADSIAAGVGRKIDSVGAVSAGSLANLSTAMGFGPPDQRRADIPGRVTGPLRVHMNAPALRFSQSVDVVYKLK; from the coding sequence ATGAAACGATTCAAACTGCTGTACCTGGCAGCACTGTTGTTACCCGGCCTGGCGCTGGCTGCCGACTGGCCGGCCTACCCGTTCGTGCATGCGAACGCCACCGCCAGCATCTTCGTGGTGCCCGATACGGTATCGATCTCGCTCGACGTGGTCTCGGTCCAGGCCGACGCGGACCTGGCAACCCAGGAAGTCGACGCCGGCATCGCCAGGATCCGCGCGCTGGTCGATACCCTGGGCGACAAGGACGCCACTACCGTGATCCAGGACCTGCGCAAGGAACCCCGCCCGAACAAGGCCGCCACTGCGCCGGCCGACGACCCGGCGCAAGCCCCTGCGCCCCTGATGGAAGTCAAGGCCACCGTCACCATCACGCTGCGCGACATGGAGGCATGGCGCCCGCTGGTCACCGGCCTGATGACCATGCGCGAACTCGATACGCCGATGAGCACCTTTTCCAACACCGAACAGGTACGCATCGAAAACGACCTGATGGCGCAAGCCCTGCGCAAGGCGCGCGTCAAGGCCGACAGCATCGCCGCTGGCGTGGGCCGGAAAATCGACAGCGTGGGCGCCGTCTCGGCCGGCAGCCTCGCCAACCTCAGCACCGCCATGGGCTTCGGACCGCCGGACCAGCGCCGCGCCGACATCCCGGGCCGGGTGACCGGTCCGCTGCGGGTGCACATGAATGCACCGGCACTGCGGTTCAGCCAGTCGGTCGACGTGGTGTACAAACTGAAGTAG
- a CDS encoding TonB-dependent receptor plug domain-containing protein: MKTAIPMLAAEIVAVAALGLHTGALAQQAPAAAVKAGPVPPTAADKPASREIVQVEINGAADYDPRRDDTASKTIIGQEEILKYGDTNVFDVLKRAPGVTVIGESIRMRGLGSGYTQVLVNGERPPPGFNLQTVAPEQIEKIEVVRAATAEFSTQAIAGTINIVLKKMVSKPQRDMRVSAARSGEVRRATALGTLADRSGDLSYYLSVFLLHSDSSNPGTYTEQLASSDGTVLQQRDSSIANNSKLSLLGLEPRLNWKLDNNGQLNWSASVGANRFDSDQTYRYDNQVGSFPAPNFLFRDNTSENRSVYLSTNVNWVTQLAGGKLDTTLIVTHSNGRADSDWASSTASRQRTLQRDTDSDSRSNSVRSNGKYTRSVLGEHALATGWEVSRQRQREDRHRVEGFVGSAPAIFDERFAPQVVQAAAFAQDEWNVTRQWSMYLGARWETIRTDSAVSGRPDTSSRNHVLSPIAQTLYKFPDKSGRQLRLALTRTFKAPTVAQLTARRNEADLNTRFTADSSGNPELKPELATGVDATYEHFWAPGATFSATASTRHITDYIRTTLSQDSGGRWLYQPVNDGKADVRGLGLELKFPSKLVWPTWPALDLRAGVNRNWSQVDSVPGPDNRLDQQVPLTANLGIDYKQGAYTTGASLAFRSGGPVRISAEQSTRLQARNDLDAYLLYKVSPAVQLRFTGKNLLARDSETYSRYADRNGVSQNWGRSDNSREWAVNLELKL; the protein is encoded by the coding sequence ATGAAAACAGCCATCCCGATGCTGGCGGCCGAAATCGTTGCAGTCGCCGCCCTCGGCCTGCATACCGGCGCGCTGGCACAGCAAGCACCTGCCGCCGCCGTGAAGGCCGGGCCGGTTCCACCCACGGCCGCCGACAAGCCTGCGTCCAGGGAAATCGTCCAGGTGGAAATCAACGGCGCCGCCGACTACGATCCGCGCCGCGACGACACCGCCAGCAAGACCATCATCGGCCAGGAAGAGATCCTGAAATATGGCGACACCAATGTCTTCGATGTCTTGAAACGCGCGCCCGGCGTGACCGTGATCGGCGAGAGCATCCGCATGCGCGGCCTCGGTAGCGGCTACACCCAGGTACTGGTCAACGGCGAGCGGCCGCCGCCCGGCTTCAACCTGCAAACGGTGGCGCCCGAGCAGATCGAAAAAATCGAAGTGGTGCGCGCCGCCACCGCCGAGTTTTCCACGCAGGCGATTGCCGGCACCATCAATATCGTGCTGAAAAAAATGGTGAGCAAGCCGCAGCGCGATATGCGCGTGAGCGCTGCCCGTTCGGGCGAGGTCCGGCGTGCAACGGCGCTGGGCACGCTGGCCGACCGCAGCGGCGACCTGTCCTATTACCTCTCGGTGTTCCTGCTGCACAGCGACAGCAGCAACCCCGGCACCTACACCGAACAGCTGGCGTCCAGCGATGGGACGGTGCTGCAACAGCGTGACAGCAGCATCGCCAACAACAGCAAGCTGTCGTTGCTGGGACTGGAGCCGCGCCTGAACTGGAAGCTCGACAACAACGGGCAGTTGAACTGGAGCGCGTCGGTGGGTGCCAACCGCTTCGACAGCGATCAGACTTACCGATACGATAACCAGGTCGGCAGCTTCCCGGCACCGAATTTCCTGTTCCGCGATAACACCAGCGAGAACCGGTCGGTGTACCTCTCCACCAACGTCAACTGGGTCACGCAACTGGCCGGCGGCAAGCTCGATACGACGCTCATCGTCACCCACAGCAATGGGCGCGCGGACAGCGACTGGGCGTCGAGCACGGCCAGCCGCCAGCGCACGCTGCAACGCGACACCGACAGCGACTCGCGCAGCAACTCCGTGCGCAGCAATGGCAAATACACGCGCTCCGTGCTGGGCGAACATGCGCTGGCCACCGGCTGGGAAGTAAGCCGCCAGCGCCAGCGCGAAGACCGCCATCGCGTGGAAGGCTTTGTCGGCAGCGCCCCGGCGATCTTCGACGAACGCTTTGCGCCGCAGGTGGTGCAGGCCGCTGCCTTCGCCCAGGACGAATGGAACGTGACCAGGCAGTGGTCGATGTACCTGGGGGCGCGCTGGGAAACCATCCGCACCGACAGCGCCGTCAGCGGCCGGCCGGACACCAGCTCGCGCAACCACGTGCTCAGCCCCATCGCCCAGACGCTTTACAAGTTCCCCGACAAGAGCGGCCGGCAGCTGCGCCTCGCCCTCACGCGTACCTTCAAGGCGCCGACCGTTGCCCAGTTGACCGCGCGCCGCAACGAGGCCGATCTGAACACGCGCTTTACCGCCGACAGCAGCGGCAACCCCGAGCTCAAGCCCGAACTGGCGACCGGCGTTGATGCAACCTACGAGCATTTCTGGGCGCCGGGCGCCACGTTTTCGGCTACCGCATCCACCCGTCATATCACCGATTACATCCGTACCACCTTGTCGCAGGACAGCGGCGGCCGCTGGCTGTATCAACCGGTCAACGATGGCAAGGCCGACGTGCGCGGCCTGGGCCTGGAGCTGAAATTCCCGTCCAAGCTGGTGTGGCCGACCTGGCCGGCACTCGACCTGCGCGCCGGCGTCAACCGCAACTGGTCGCAGGTGGATTCGGTGCCGGGGCCGGACAACCGGCTCGACCAGCAGGTGCCGCTCACCGCCAATCTCGGCATCGATTACAAGCAGGGGGCTTACACCACGGGCGCCAGCCTGGCATTCCGCTCGGGCGGGCCGGTACGCATCTCGGCCGAACAAAGCACGCGCCTGCAGGCGCGCAACGACCTCGATGCCTACCTGCTGTACAAGGTCAGTCCTGCGGTGCAGCTGCGCTTTACCGGCAAGAACCTGCTGGCGCGCGACAGCGAGACTTACTCGCGCTACGCCGACCGCAATGGCGTGAGTCAGAACTGGGGCCGCAGCGACAATTCGCGCGAGTGGGCGGTAAACCTGGAGCTCAAGCTGTAA
- a CDS encoding DUF2264 domain-containing protein, which produces MERRNFIQSLAAGSAGAMLGVAQMAGAATKPVPAAAKPVTDKSRAELAALAQKMSEPVLSNMAAGTLKKNFALEVSPTWDGRDQGVAYLECFGRLIAGIAPWLALPDDGTPEGRTRKRLQQMALQSYTNSVAPSNPDYLLWKGPGQTLVDSAYFTNALMRAPKALWEPLDATTKARIIAEIKALRRIEPPYINWMLFAAMNEAWLMSIGEEFDPLRMNVAIRKINEWYVGDGWIKDGDAFHFDYYNAFVMHPMLVEILDVLDDKKGAFWNGKPEELRAQAVKRMQRFGEHLERFIGTDGSFPPIGRSLTYRTAAFQPLALLALRKQLPVSLPEGQVRAALQAVHKAVWTAPGNFTKDGYLTIGFVGHQPELGDWYSNNGSMYIASASLLPLGLAPTDTYWTAPAQDWTQKKAFAGARFPKDYPVNY; this is translated from the coding sequence ATGGAACGACGTAATTTCATACAGTCGCTGGCTGCCGGTTCGGCCGGCGCCATGCTCGGGGTGGCACAAATGGCCGGCGCCGCTACCAAGCCGGTTCCGGCAGCGGCCAAGCCGGTGACGGACAAATCACGCGCCGAGCTGGCCGCGCTGGCGCAGAAAATGAGCGAGCCGGTGCTGTCCAACATGGCTGCCGGCACGTTGAAAAAAAACTTCGCGCTCGAAGTGAGCCCCACCTGGGATGGCCGCGACCAGGGCGTCGCTTACCTCGAATGCTTCGGCCGGCTGATCGCCGGCATTGCGCCGTGGCTGGCCCTGCCCGACGACGGCACGCCGGAAGGCCGCACCCGCAAGCGCCTGCAGCAAATGGCGCTGCAAAGCTATACCAACTCGGTCGCCCCAAGCAACCCCGACTACCTGCTGTGGAAAGGTCCGGGCCAGACCCTGGTTGATTCGGCCTACTTCACCAATGCCCTGATGCGCGCGCCGAAAGCGCTGTGGGAACCGCTCGACGCCACCACCAAGGCCCGCATCATCGCCGAGATCAAGGCGCTGCGCCGCATCGAGCCGCCGTACATCAACTGGATGCTGTTCGCCGCCATGAACGAAGCCTGGCTGATGTCGATCGGCGAAGAATTCGATCCGCTGCGCATGAACGTGGCGATCCGCAAGATCAACGAGTGGTACGTGGGCGACGGCTGGATCAAGGACGGCGACGCCTTCCACTTCGACTACTACAACGCCTTCGTGATGCATCCGATGCTGGTCGAGATCCTCGATGTGCTCGACGACAAAAAGGGCGCGTTCTGGAACGGCAAGCCCGAAGAGCTGCGCGCGCAGGCGGTCAAGCGCATGCAGCGCTTTGGCGAACACCTCGAACGCTTCATCGGTACCGACGGCAGCTTCCCGCCAATCGGCCGCTCGCTCACGTACCGCACTGCGGCATTCCAGCCGCTGGCCCTGCTGGCGCTGCGCAAGCAGCTGCCGGTCAGCCTGCCCGAGGGCCAGGTACGCGCCGCATTACAGGCGGTGCACAAGGCGGTATGGACCGCGCCCGGCAATTTTACGAAAGACGGCTACCTGACCATCGGCTTCGTCGGCCACCAGCCCGAGCTGGGCGACTGGTACTCCAACAATGGCAGCATGTACATCGCCTCGGCCAGCCTGCTGCCACTAGGCCTGGCGCCCACCGACACCTACTGGACCGCCCCCGCGCAGGACTGGACGCAGAAAAAGGCGTTCGCGGGCGCCCGCTTCCCCAAGGATTACCCGGTAAACT
- a CDS encoding glycoside hydrolase family 88/105 protein: MTGALALPVALALAGCATGNANAPAVGTSEQEVVAIITKVNDYWQAREKPQQWAFWDIAAYHTGNMEAYQITGNPRYRQYSEDWAVHNAWQGAKSTDRSKWKYQYGETDEHVLFGDWQIAFQTYADLYALDAQKDPRKIARAREVMEYQMSTAQNDYWWWSDGLYMVMPVMTKLYNITGNRLYLEKLHTYFEYANTIMYDADEKLYYRDARYVYPKHKSANGKKDFWSRGDGWVFAGLAKVLQDLPRDDPHRADYVAKYRGMAEALKKAQTPDGYWTRSLLDAAHAPGPETSGTAFFVYGYLWGINHGVLDRDEYLPVVRKGWHYLSKVALQPDGKIGYVQPIGERAIPGQVVDQNSTTPFGVGAYLLASSEMVRLLRK, from the coding sequence ATGACCGGCGCATTGGCCCTGCCAGTGGCGCTGGCACTGGCAGGCTGCGCCACCGGCAATGCCAACGCGCCGGCCGTGGGCACCTCCGAACAGGAGGTGGTCGCCATCATCACCAAGGTCAACGACTACTGGCAGGCGCGCGAGAAGCCGCAGCAGTGGGCGTTCTGGGATATCGCCGCCTACCACACGGGCAATATGGAGGCGTACCAGATCACCGGCAATCCGCGCTACCGCCAGTACTCCGAAGACTGGGCCGTCCACAACGCCTGGCAGGGCGCCAAGTCCACCGACAGGAGCAAGTGGAAGTACCAGTACGGCGAGACCGACGAACACGTGCTGTTCGGCGACTGGCAGATCGCCTTCCAGACCTACGCCGACCTCTATGCGCTCGACGCGCAAAAAGATCCGCGCAAGATCGCCCGTGCGCGCGAGGTGATGGAGTACCAGATGAGCACTGCGCAGAACGACTACTGGTGGTGGTCGGACGGCCTGTATATGGTGATGCCGGTGATGACCAAGCTGTATAACATCACCGGCAATCGCTTGTACCTCGAGAAGCTGCACACGTACTTCGAGTATGCCAACACCATCATGTACGATGCCGACGAAAAGCTGTACTACCGCGATGCGCGCTACGTGTACCCGAAACACAAGAGCGCCAACGGCAAGAAGGACTTCTGGTCGCGCGGCGACGGCTGGGTATTTGCCGGTCTGGCCAAGGTGCTGCAAGACCTGCCCAGGGACGACCCGCACCGTGCCGACTACGTCGCCAAGTACCGGGGCATGGCCGAAGCGCTGAAAAAAGCGCAAACGCCGGACGGCTACTGGACCCGCAGCCTGCTCGACGCCGCGCACGCGCCGGGCCCGGAAACCAGCGGCACCGCGTTCTTCGTCTATGGCTACCTGTGGGGCATCAACCACGGCGTGCTCGATCGCGACGAGTACCTGCCGGTCGTCCGTAAAGGCTGGCATTACCTTTCCAAGGTTGCACTGCAGCCCGATGGCAAGATAGGCTATGTGCAGCCGATCGGCGAGCGGGCGATTCCGGGCCAGGTGGTGGACCAGAATTCGACCACGCCGTTCGGCGTGGGGGCCTATCTGCTGGCGTCGTCGGAGATGGTCCGCCTGCTCAGAAAATAA
- a CDS encoding DUF2515 family protein yields MSEKVITKHQQDAVALGRNTVPVPECGIHATTIKGQSCKALDVPILGCTGVWLRVQKEAEAWIAPGGKLIEDNLARNRRINQAYAQLWKEDKRFQWAGLAAFASKQVGCGLLHAADNIKKSRAEVQETMQRVGSMSNTDAAAVSMTPSTIGAGSAYMYRQLALGNTLLFLDIYPLHRFYMLRGIKQLETCLESRQAIKDQIIWPVDSKKISFGVAHTEILESFRFIDVGRIADSVKKMALHEQVNILQMAIYNDLPMQAALRANQFSWATGFPTGVAAEIQLTLSSECRTLSSSQGIWFPKDKRAKLYDKDQRMKFVNQAADQFNILLNSSGKTVIEASIDDIASNGAAR; encoded by the coding sequence ATGTCCGAAAAAGTCATCACCAAACACCAGCAGGATGCCGTGGCACTGGGCCGCAATACCGTGCCGGTACCCGAATGCGGCATTCATGCCACGACCATCAAGGGCCAGTCCTGCAAGGCCCTGGACGTACCAATCCTCGGCTGCACCGGCGTGTGGCTGCGGGTGCAAAAAGAGGCGGAAGCCTGGATTGCACCGGGCGGAAAACTGATCGAAGACAACTTGGCGCGCAACCGCAGGATCAACCAGGCTTACGCCCAGCTATGGAAAGAAGATAAGCGGTTCCAGTGGGCCGGCTTGGCGGCATTTGCATCGAAGCAGGTGGGGTGCGGGTTGTTGCATGCGGCCGATAACATCAAGAAATCACGTGCAGAAGTACAGGAAACGATGCAACGCGTCGGCAGCATGAGTAATACCGACGCTGCTGCCGTCAGTATGACTCCGAGCACGATCGGCGCTGGATCAGCGTACATGTATCGTCAACTTGCGCTAGGTAACACCCTGCTTTTCCTCGACATTTACCCGCTCCATCGGTTTTACATGTTGCGTGGAATAAAACAGCTGGAGACATGTTTGGAAAGCAGGCAAGCGATTAAGGACCAAATTATCTGGCCTGTTGACAGTAAAAAAATTTCCTTCGGAGTGGCCCACACAGAAATACTTGAATCATTCAGATTTATTGATGTCGGACGCATTGCCGACAGCGTTAAAAAAATGGCGCTCCATGAACAAGTAAACATACTTCAGATGGCGATTTATAACGATCTCCCCATGCAGGCCGCATTGCGTGCCAACCAATTTTCCTGGGCAACCGGTTTCCCCACCGGCGTGGCGGCCGAAATCCAGCTGACGCTTTCCTCAGAATGCCGCACGCTTTCCTCTTCTCAGGGGATATGGTTTCCGAAAGACAAACGAGCAAAACTTTACGACAAGGACCAGCGCATGAAATTCGTCAACCAAGCGGCAGATCAGTTTAATATCTTATTGAATTCTTCTGGAAAAACCGTCATTGAAGCCTCCATCGACGATATAGCAAGCAACGGCGCAGCACGATGA
- a CDS encoding pyruvate kinase: MARLGRFADGCATLAAGDAFRLDMDHELLGDERRAPLFCQQVYDTVRPGAQILIDRGRVRLRVISVGPEHAETRVLIGGTVAERHTVHLLRLRSQRRLRPLRLWRLLRQLRMLRQ; the protein is encoded by the coding sequence ATGGCGCGCCTGGGCCGCTTTGCCGACGGCTGCGCGACGCTGGCGGCGGGTGATGCGTTCCGCCTCGACATGGACCACGAACTGCTGGGCGACGAGCGCCGCGCACCGCTGTTCTGCCAGCAGGTGTACGACACCGTGCGTCCCGGCGCGCAGATCCTGATCGACCGCGGCCGCGTGCGGCTGCGGGTGATATCGGTCGGACCGGAGCACGCCGAAACGCGCGTGCTCATCGGCGGCACGGTCGCCGAGAGGCACACCGTGCACCTGCTGCGATTGCGGTCGCAGCGGCGATTGCGGCCATTGCGGCTGTGGCGGCTGCTGCGGCAGTTGCGGATGCTGCGGCAGTAG
- a CDS encoding TonB-dependent receptor: MKKKILETVIPLALAAMYAPAALAQEAVPAPASTANEAAPPPADGKVETVVVTGFRSSLQKALNLKAQAIGVRDSIVAEDIGKFPEANVAESLQRVPGVILNRDESSGEGQRISIRGLPTDYSVTTLNGAPVNTTSTSTIGSAARGFNYDVFASELFGRVDFYKSPLAELTEGGLGGVVDLQTPRPFDNPKRTIRYGLTDTYNTNSKNHDPNGFALYSNTWDNVGFLVGVSHSGSVNTRSGFEATGGYNSSFNGSQSPVKGNFALKLDYDDPRANLSGYTREQIDKALLPRIYRFYGSENERTRDGLVSSLQYKTPTVNLSFDTMYSKLKNTREETIFGILVRSTATTNRALPAGANGNNGLIPVNVKIDPATNLLTGTFANTTYNAGAIYTKDETEFGYGALNGSWKVSDKLTLTSQASLNHSSATSATGQLAGYIYGAQSTIDYGDDHVYPSISSPTSYTDPNNWSGFTIGTGWTKETDKGKQARVVADWDYDLPGDWTGHLKAGLVYVSTGKDVNKRNGTALATAQLNRIGAAGLRSGMTSNLPINNLDMGSGWPKSWSTWDSNYFYNNFDPNTYNPASTFTPSQSFAAEENVKTGFVQSDFKGKIGERELRFNAGVRYSQTDTKIDNFKQQGTSLVYGPNHEQGSYSNVLPSLSAAFDLTDTLMWRASWGKTITRASLSIIAAQTVIPNQFDNSATSGNPNLRPQQSKNLDTGLEWYFKPGSLLSAAIFQKDLTDATVANTQVVTFGSLGLPDTALGPLFQDASGRVDPNLAMTLRSYTNAGKQKLKGYELAYQQAFSFLPKPFDGMGALASYTHIDPFNSAKWITNGGREIEVNSVPKYAYSTTLYFEQGPLAARMSYNYKGKSLHGDNPRNNGDDLIRWRAGRGYLDANISYKISESLEFRIDALNLSNTLAYDYFEDASGQYGSGKKTRMDYAKYDGRTIKFGIRGKL, encoded by the coding sequence ATGAAAAAGAAAATACTGGAGACCGTGATCCCGCTTGCCCTGGCGGCCATGTATGCGCCGGCGGCGCTGGCGCAGGAAGCTGTGCCGGCGCCGGCCAGCACCGCCAACGAGGCGGCCCCGCCGCCGGCCGACGGCAAAGTGGAAACCGTGGTTGTCACCGGTTTCCGCTCGAGCCTGCAAAAGGCGCTCAACCTGAAGGCCCAGGCCATCGGCGTGCGCGACTCGATCGTGGCTGAGGACATCGGCAAATTCCCCGAGGCGAACGTCGCCGAATCGCTGCAGCGCGTGCCGGGCGTGATCCTCAACCGCGACGAGTCCTCGGGCGAAGGCCAGCGCATCTCGATCCGCGGCCTGCCCACCGACTATTCCGTCACCACGCTGAACGGCGCGCCGGTCAACACCACGTCCACGTCCACCATCGGCAGCGCCGCGCGCGGTTTCAACTACGACGTGTTCGCGTCCGAGCTGTTCGGCCGCGTGGACTTCTACAAGTCGCCGCTGGCCGAACTGACCGAGGGTGGCCTGGGCGGCGTGGTGGACCTGCAAACCCCGCGCCCGTTCGACAACCCCAAGCGCACCATCCGCTACGGCCTGACCGACACCTACAACACCAACTCCAAGAACCACGATCCGAACGGCTTCGCGCTGTACTCGAACACCTGGGACAACGTGGGCTTCCTGGTCGGCGTGTCGCATTCGGGCAGCGTCAACACCCGCTCGGGGTTTGAAGCGACCGGCGGCTATAACAGCTCGTTCAACGGCAGCCAGAGCCCCGTCAAGGGCAACTTCGCATTAAAACTCGATTACGACGATCCGCGCGCCAACCTGTCGGGCTACACGCGCGAGCAGATCGACAAGGCCCTGCTGCCGCGCATCTACCGCTTCTACGGTTCGGAAAACGAGCGCACGCGTGACGGCCTGGTGTCGTCGCTGCAGTACAAGACGCCAACCGTGAACCTCAGCTTCGACACCATGTATTCAAAGCTGAAGAACACCCGCGAAGAAACCATCTTCGGCATCCTGGTGCGCAGCACCGCCACCACCAACCGCGCCCTGCCCGCCGGCGCCAACGGCAACAACGGCCTGATCCCGGTGAACGTCAAGATCGATCCGGCCACCAACCTGCTCACCGGCACCTTCGCCAACACCACCTACAACGCCGGCGCCATCTACACCAAGGATGAAACGGAGTTCGGCTACGGCGCCCTGAATGGCAGCTGGAAGGTCAGCGACAAACTGACCTTGACCAGCCAGGCCAGCCTCAATCACAGCTCCGCCACCAGCGCCACCGGCCAGTTGGCCGGCTACATCTACGGCGCCCAGTCGACCATCGACTACGGCGACGACCACGTGTATCCGTCGATCTCGTCGCCGACCAGCTACACCGATCCGAACAACTGGAGCGGCTTCACCATCGGCACCGGCTGGACCAAGGAAACCGACAAGGGCAAGCAGGCGCGCGTGGTGGCCGACTGGGACTACGACCTGCCCGGCGACTGGACCGGTCACCTGAAGGCGGGCCTGGTGTACGTCTCCACCGGCAAGGACGTCAACAAGCGTAACGGCACCGCGCTGGCCACTGCGCAGTTGAACCGCATCGGCGCGGCCGGCCTGCGCAGCGGCATGACCAGCAACCTGCCGATCAACAATCTCGATATGGGCAGCGGCTGGCCGAAATCCTGGAGCACCTGGGACAGCAACTACTTCTACAACAACTTCGATCCGAACACCTACAACCCGGCGTCCACCTTCACGCCGTCGCAAAGCTTTGCGGCGGAAGAAAACGTCAAGACCGGCTTCGTCCAGTCCGACTTCAAGGGCAAGATCGGCGAACGCGAACTGCGCTTCAATGCCGGCGTGCGTTACTCGCAGACCGACACCAAGATCGACAACTTCAAGCAGCAAGGCACCAGCCTGGTCTATGGCCCCAACCACGAGCAGGGTTCGTACAGCAATGTGCTGCCGTCGCTCAGCGCCGCCTTCGACCTGACCGATACCCTGATGTGGCGCGCCTCGTGGGGCAAGACCATCACCCGCGCTTCGCTGTCGATCATCGCCGCGCAAACCGTGATCCCGAACCAGTTCGACAACTCGGCCACGTCGGGTAATCCGAACCTGCGCCCACAGCAGTCGAAAAACCTCGACACCGGCCTGGAATGGTATTTCAAGCCGGGCAGCCTGCTGTCGGCCGCGATCTTCCAGAAGGACCTGACCGACGCCACCGTCGCCAACACGCAGGTGGTCACCTTCGGTTCCCTGGGCCTGCCCGATACCGCGCTGGGACCGCTGTTCCAGGATGCGAGCGGCCGCGTGGACCCGAACCTGGCGATGACGCTGCGCAGCTACACCAACGCCGGCAAGCAAAAGCTCAAGGGCTACGAGCTGGCGTACCAGCAGGCCTTCAGCTTCCTGCCCAAGCCGTTCGACGGCATGGGCGCGCTGGCCAGCTACACCCACATTGATCCGTTCAACAGCGCCAAGTGGATCACCAACGGCGGCCGCGAGATCGAAGTCAACTCGGTGCCAAAGTACGCGTACAGCACCACGCTGTACTTCGAACAGGGACCACTGGCCGCGCGCATGTCCTATAACTACAAGGGCAAGTCGCTGCACGGCGATAATCCGCGCAACAACGGCGACGACCTGATACGCTGGCGCGCCGGCCGTGGCTACCTCGATGCCAACATCAGCTACAAGATCAGCGAGAGCCTGGAGTTCCGCATCGATGCGCTCAACCTGTCCAACACGCTGGCCTACGATTACTTCGAGGACGCCAGCGGCCAGTACGGCAGCGGCAAGAAAACGCGGATGGACTATGCAAAGTATGATGGCCGCACCATCAAGTTCGGCATCCGGGGGAAACTGTGA